The Leptospira paudalimensis region TAAAACTAACGTAGATTAAATTTTTAATTTTTTGTTTCATTTCGTCTAGAGAGTAGACAACCAGATCCGATCGTCAAACACATTACACGACATTTTCTTGTTATGTGAAAAAAACTGATTTTATTTTTTTTATCTAATTGTTTTCATCAGAGGCAATGATGAGAAGATAAGGATTTTTATTCCCATCTAACTGTTGCAAAATTGTCTGCAAATCAACTAATTTAATTCCGACACAACCTGACGTGGGTTTGGTTTCTTCCCAAGGGTGGATAAAAATCATACTTCCATGGCCTGGGATACTTGGATTCGTATTATGCTCTATGACGATAAACAGTTGGTAAATGGAAGAATTCCATAAAGGTGTGGCACCTTTCTCTTTTTTGCGAATCAATTGGTTGTAATGTTTTGAGCTAGGAACATCACTCCAATAGTCATTTTTTTGTATTTGAGTGTATTCTAAATTTGGAATAGAATTTTTTTCTTTACCTAGGACTCTCCGAATCGGATAACTTCCGTAAGGTGTAAATCCATCACCTTCTCGTTTTTCATCCGCTGGGATGAGTCCACTCCTGCCGAACCATACGGTTACAACTGGAGTCAATAGTTTCCATTCTCCCTCTTCTACTCCATACAAATGAAGTTCACCTTGGGTTTCTCCAGGTTCTCCTAGGATGAGAAGTATTTGTTCGGATTGGTAAAGACCGGAATGGAAAGATGTTTGGGGTTCAGAACCAACTTCGTTTGCGAGAAATACGAAAATGAGAACGGAAAAGAGAGCGCAAAATGACCTAATTTGAGGGAAGGAACGGTGAAATTTGAGAAAATCGGTGGAAATTTTTAGGGATACGCCGGAAAATTGAGGAATTCGATTGGAAACCAATGTGCGAAGTGGAAAAGACCGCTCCCCCTGCTGGGCTCGAACCAGCGACCCAATGATTAACAGTCATTTGCTCTACCGACTGAGCTAAAGGGGAATCTCGAATCTGTGACCATGCTACGGAGAAAGCCCGCTAGGTCAACGAAAAAATTATGTCATAGCGACGAGAAAATTTGCAAAAATTCTAAAAAATCCGATCCCAAGTCTTGAAAAAATAGATGTTTCCAACTTAAGATTCCTTCATTGTGACATAATCCTCTCCGCTCCTGGTTTGAGGAAAAAATAGAAATTTTATATGTTGTTTGAGATGGGGTTCTTGCATGAAGATTGAGAGGCATTTTACCAAAGGGAACAAGGGTTTATACCCGAATTTGACATGGGTTCGTAAGGACTCAAAAATTACAAATACGGACGGGTCGGTTGTGTTTGAAGCAAACGGCGTCGAAGTTCCCGATTTTTGGTCGCAAGTGGCTACCGATATCCTCGCGCAGAAGTACTTCCGCCGCAAAGGTGTTCCGAAGTACCTGAAAAAAGTCGCAGAAAAAGGAATCCCTGAATGGTTACAACGTTCGGTTCCTGATGATGAAAAACTCATCGCTCTGAACCCTGAAGACCGTTACGTAGGAGAATCAGATTCCAAACAAGTATTCCACCGATTGGCGGGATGTTGGACGTATTGGGGTTATAAATATGGGTATTTTTCAGATGAAGATAGTGCCCGTGTTTTCTATGAAGAAGTGATCTTTATGCTCGCAAGCCAAATGTCGGCTCCGAACTCTCCACAATGGTTCAACACTGGTCTCCACTGGGCGTATGGAATCGATGGAAAGTCACAAGGTCATTATTACGTAGATCCAAAATCGGGAAAATTAGTAAGATCAGCCTCTTCTTACGAACACCCACAACCACATGCATGTTTCATCCAATCTGTGGATGATGATTTAGTGAATGAAGGCGGAATCATGGACCTTTGGGTTCGCGAAGCTCGCCTCTTTAAATACGGTTCTGGAACAGGAACCAATTTTTCCAACTTACGTGCAGCCAATGAATCCCTTTCTGGTGGTGGCAAAAGTTCTGGTCTTATGTCTTTCCTAAAAATTGGGGACCGTGCTGCTGGTGCCATTAAGTCTGGTGGAACCACTCGTCGTGCAGCGAAGATGGTTTGTCTTGATATGGACCACCCTGATATCGAAGAATTTATCGATTGGAAAGTCCAAGAAGAGAAAAAAGTGGCATCCCTTGTCACAGGTTCCATTTTAAACAACCGACTCTTAAATGAAATTATGACGGCATGTGCTTCCGCCAAACAAACACTTGGTGAAGAAAAAGCATATGACCCAACTGCAAACGTAGAACTTAAGAAAGCCATCCAAAAAGCAAGAAAAGCCTTTGTTCCTGACAACTACATCAAACGAGTGATTGATTTGTCGAGACAAGGATACAAAGACCTACTCTTTGAAGAACTCACAACTGATTGGCAATCAGAAGCATACAATACAGTTTCTGGACAAAACTCCAATAACTCCGTACGAATCACAAATGAGTTTATGGAAGCGGTAGAAAAAGATCTCCCGTTCCACCTCATCAATCGCACAGAAAAGGAAAAAGCTCGCAAAGAAGGTCGTGAACCTAAAGCAGCAAAAACCTTACGTGCTCGTGACCTTTGGGAAAGAATTGCAAATGCAGCTTGGAACTCAGCTGACCCAGGAACTCAGTATCATAGTACAATCAACGAATGGCATACTTGTCCAGAAGATGGAGCGATCAACGCATCCAATCCATGTTCTGAATACATGTTCCTCGACAACACAGCATGTAACTTAGCTTCTGCGAACCTTGTCAAATTCCTAAAAGAAGATGGATCCTTTGATGTAGAAGGATACCGTTACTTGAACAAAATCTGGACCATCATCCTAGAAATTTCGGTTCTCATGGCACAGTTCCCATCGAAAGAAATTGCGGAATTGTCTTACAAATTTAGAACATTGGGGCTCGGGTATGCAAACCTTGGTTCCCTACTTATGATCATGGGAATCCCTTATGATTCGCAAGAAGCAATGGCTGTGACAGGTGCAATATCGTCCATCATGCATATGACAGCTTATGCAACATCAGCAGAGATGGCAAAGGAACTTGGACCATTTGCTGGTTATGAAAAAAACAAAGACCATATGTTACGTGTGATCCGTAACCATAGACGTGCTGCATACAATGCACCAAAAGAAGAATACGAAGGATTAACCATCACACCAGTGGGAATTAACCCTTCTTTCTTACCTTCTTATTTACTCGAAGCAGCAAAAGAAGATTCTGACAGAGCATTGGCACTCGGAGAACAATTCGGATACCGCAATGCACAAGTTACAGTGATTGCTCCAACAGGAACCATCGGTCTTGTCATGGATTGTGATACAACTGGAATCGAACCTGACTTTGCACTTGTGAAATACAAAAAATTGGCAGGTGGTGGTTACTTCAAAATCATCAACCAATCAGTGCCTGCAGCACTGAAAAAATTGGGTTATAGCCAAGCAGAACAAGATGCGATTGTGAACTACTGTAAAGGCCATGCTACATTCAATGGTGCACCGGGTGTTAACACCGCTCGTTTGAAAGAAAAAGGATTCACTGAAGATGTGTTAGAGAAATTGGAAAAACAACTTCCGTTTGTATTTGATATCCAATTTGCTTTCAACAAATTCACGCTAGGTGAAGATTTTCTTGCAAAAACATTGGGCATTGACCCTTCCCTTTACAATTCCATGGGTTTCAATTTACTTGAAACATTGGGATTTACTGCAGATGAAATCGCACAAGCAAATGATTATGTTTGCGGAACGATGACCATCGAAAACGCACCTTTTATCAAAGAGAAGGATCTTCCTGTTTTTGATTGTGCAAACAAATGTGGTAAATACGGAAAACGCTTTTTGTCTTATCAATCACACATCCGAATCATGGCAGCGGCTCAGCCATTCATTTCGGGTGCGATTTCCAAAACGATCAACCTTCCAGAAGAGGCAACCATCGAGGATGTAAAAAATGCATACCTCATGTCCTGGAAAGTGATGATCAAAGCAAACGCTCTCTACCGAGACGGATCAAAACTTTCACAACCACTTAACTCCGTATTTCAGTTGTTAAGTGCAGTGGGAGAAGAGGAAGAAGAACTAAACACTACTTCCGCTCCAAAAACGGTAACTGAAGTGGCAGAAAAATTGGTGTATAAATACATCTCGGAAAGAAGGAAACTTCCACACCGACGTGCAGGATACACGCAAAAAGCGATGGTGGGTGGTCACAAAGTATACCTCCGAACAGGAGAATACGAAGATGGCCAACTCGGTGAGATCTTTATCGATATGCATAAAGAAGGAGCGGCATTCCGTTCCCTTATGAATGCGTTTGCGATTGCGGTTTCCCTTGGATTACAACATGGCGTTCCTTTGGAAGAATTTGTGGAAGCATTTACCTTCTTTAAATTTGAACCAAACGGTATGGTGTCTGGTAACCCTCATATCAAAATGTCTACTTCAGTAATCGATTACATCTTTAGAGAACTTGCGATCACTTATCTTGGTCGATACGACTTGGCACAAGTATCACCGGAAGACTTAAGAACTGACGAAGTGGGAAGAAAGGCAGAACCGACTCGAGATACTGTGGGAAAGCAGGAAAGTAGCGGTCCTCGTACTCCGCTACAAGTAAATGCAATTTCTATGAAATCGGTTCTCGAAGACAAAGCTGAAGTTGTAGCTGTGGCAGGCCAAACTCCACAACAACCAACCCAAGCACAATCCGCTGCGGCAACACTGAAGATCATTGCGGAAGCGAGAACCAAAGGTTATACAGGAGATTCCTGTACCGAATGTGGTTCCTTCCAAATGGTACGAAACGGAGCTTGTCTCAAGTGTATCTCTTGTGGATCCACAACAGGTTGTTCATAAAAAACAAAACCAATCACCATCTAAGTTTGCAAAAAACTAGATGGTGAATCCAAATAAGACCTGAGAAGGTCACATAACGGATGAGGAAATATTAAAAAAGGGACCGAACATTCGGTCTTTTTTTTTGCTAGCAGGTGTTTCCATTTGAAAGCAAAATTTGATACGTGTGTAAATGAACGATTTCAAGTATTCAAACAGACTTTAGGTGAAGAAGTTTAAGGAGTGGGAGCCGGTTCAATCGAACCTTCTTCTGGTTTTGGAGCCCCGCCACCTAATTGGTTTAAGTTGGGAAGGTCTACTTTAGGAGACGATAAAGTTCCACGAACTGGGATACAGGTTTTCCCACCTTCTTGTGGTAATAAGGCCACCATGCCTACCAAATCTTGCCTTTCTTGGGCAAATTTCTCAGTTAAGGAAAAACAAACCTTTAAATCCAATTGAGAAAACGAAATGGTATCTGACAATCGAACAACACCTTGGAATTGGAATTTTGCTAGATTGGAATCAAGACTTCCTCTTTCGATGAGAAGTTTCCCCGAACGAATTTTAAAGAGTAAATTTGCTCTTTTGATATCAGTTCCTTTTAAAGTTCCTAAGAAAGGAATGTCCATCGATTCCTTGATTTTCCCACCAGAAAGAGTAATTTCCCCTTCTCCATTCCATTTGGTAATTTTATCGTCTAAGGGTGACAAACGAATCGGTAAATCTAAGGTTTGAATCCCTATCGAAAGATCACTTCCTTCATAACTAAAATAACCTATATTGATATCCCCTTCCAAACGGGATTGTAAAATTCCAAATACAGAAACACCAAGGCTTACTTCTTCTGCTTTTAATGATGTTCCAGTGGGAAAACTAACAACAAAACTATCAAAAGATTTCCTTCCAATCATGGGGAAATGGATTTCTTTTGCATCCATTAAGATCCCTGTTTCTTTGCCTGTTTTAATGAGGACAGACCTAACAATTTCATTGAGAGGGAAAATAAAAATCGTAAACAATAGAAAAGAAACAAATGAAATCGCAATGAGAGTTAGAATTTGTTTCTGATTTACTTTCGAGTGCTCTTCATCGGAATCTTCATCAAAAAGTTCACTATCTTCTTCCAAGACTGACTCTTGAACGGCAACATCATCATCATCTAAATCAAAGTCTTCTTCAAATTCGTTTTCTTTTGCCATTTTATTTCCCTTTCGACAAACGACTATAAGATGATACTTTCAAATTGACATCGTATATCTCTTTTTCTGCAAATGGTTTACGAAAACTAAGTAGGTCTACTTTTGCTTGGATTTGTTTGTTTTTTTCGATGTCGTAAACTAATTTGATGATATCTTGCAATAAAACAGAACGAAAGGATACATCGATTGTAATTTTGTTATAGTCCTTTTGGATGACATTACTAGTATCCTTCATGGTTTGGACTTTGTCTTTCAAATTATAACGAACCAAAATTTGATCCAATTTGGAATACATAACACTTACGTCTTCTTCACTGCCACCAGATTGTAATCCACGTAAATAATTGTATTCTCGGATCACTCGGTCGAGTTCACCAGCTTGTGATCTAGTTTCGAAAATCTCATCTGATAATCGATTTCTTAAATCAGATAATAAAGTCACAATCGTATAAACACCAAGTAGCGAAACAAAACTAATGAGTCCAATCACAAGGACTCGTTCTCTATCATTCAAACGATCAAACATTAGGGTTCATCCTTTGGTGTCACAACATCCATTTTGATTTTAAAACTAACTTTGAATTTATTCACACCCGTGATGAGACGTTTGTTTTGGATTTGGATATTCGTGAACTTTTCTGATTTTTCTAAAGCAGATTGGATGGTTCCAATTTCACCAAATTCGTTTACCCTTCCGTAAATTTGGATCTCCTTTTCTTCAAAGTTAAACTGATCCAAAATAAAAGGTAGAACCTCGGGCGAAGGAAATTGTTCGGTTGCTTCATTCAATACATCAAGAACACTTTCTTGGGACAAAAACAATCTGTAAATTTCAGTTTTTTTACGTTCTGCCTTTAGTTTCTTATTGGCGGTATCAAGAGGGTCTTCCTCTTCACCTAACTCTCCGCCAATTCCATTTTTATATTTTTCGATTAATATTTGTTTGTTGGCAGCGATTTTCCGTTTATCCAAAATGATCCCAATCAAAAATACACCGAAGAGTAAAATAAGAGATATACTCACCAAAATAATATGTGGTTTGAATGCAGCGAGTTTGAACCGATTGGTATGAATTTTTTTAGCAAAACCCGTTTCTAAAAAATTCACACGATTTCGGGATTCAAAGTGAACGCCAGTTGCAACAGACGTTACAAAACTTGGATCATTGATCCCTAAGAATTCATACCTACCTGTTTTGATTCCTAATTTTTCTTCCAAATAACCAGTAAGATTCGGATAGAGACTTGCCCCACCAGATAATAAAATGAGGGTTGGTCTCTCTTGTTCTGGAAGGGAAAAAATACTGTTCTCAACTTCATGAACTACTTGGTCAAGTTTTGCTAAAATGAATTTACGTAATGACTTAAATTGGATGGCAGTGATGTGAAACTGATTTAAAAATTTTGTTTCTTCAACCTTATCCATAGAATCAAATAAAAATCCAATTGGAAGTGATTCTTTGATAAGTCTTGCTTCTTCTAAGTCAATTTTGAGAATACTCGCAAACTCTGCGGTAATTTCTTCCCCACCGATATAAATTTGCCGAGTGTGCCTTAATTTTCCTTCATGGAGAACATTTAAAATACAATAACGTCCACCTAAATCTAATTGTAAGATTGATTTTTCGGCAACTAACAAAGGATAATTTTTAGTAATAAGAGCCGAAAGTACAAAGGAATCTAACGATAAACAACTTAATGTCAAATCACCTTTTGCAAAAGGTTTTAGAGCTCGAAATAATTCGGAATGATGAACATTGAAAGTGATTACATCAGAATTTTCTTTTCCTGTTCTCCAAGTTTTCCCAATAACTTCCAGTTCTTCCATAGGATAAGGAACTAAATTTTCCACTTCAAATGGTAAAACTTCTTGGATGGCTTTTTCTGAAACCAAAGGAACTGTGAGGTCCCTTACAAATAAATTATGAATCCCTAAATTGAGTAAAAAACGATTTTCCTCTGGAAAAAAACTTTGGATAAATCGGATGATATTGTATTCGAATGGATCCCCTTCATTTTCATCTAGTTCCACAACAGGTAAACTTTCCGTTCTGAGGATAACCACCTTTCCTAAAACTTTTTTGAATAAAACACCCTTCAGGAAGGTAGATCCGTAATCGATAGCAAGGTATTGGTCAAATGATAACATAATTAATCTTCAGTATAGTATAACATCTGGTTGTTGGTAAGATCAAATAATCCAGTTACCTTACGAACCACTTTATCCTTTATAATCCCGACCCCTGTAATTTTGTAAACTTCACCTTTTGTTTTAATCCGGCCACCCGATACATCGGTTCCTTCCCCTGCTAGTTCCTTATACAAAGTAAGATCACCAGTGGTTTTAACTTGGAACTCAGGTTCTGTCTCCAGATCTTTCAATTCTTTAATATAGCCTCCTTTCTGCAACTTGAGTTTCAAAATTTTCATGGCGGCTTGTTTGGTCATAAAATCGGAAAGGGAAATGAGCACAAAATAGGGTGCCGTATTGATATTGATCCTGTCATCATACGAATCTCCCGCAGGCAAATAGGCAGTGATATTATTCGAGAGCACATAGTCTTTATCGGAACGAAGTGCCCTTTCCTCTTCTGTCATAAAGTCTTTGGAATTATTTTTGTCGTAATCCTTAGGTTTTAAACTTTCATACACCACGGAGCGGTCATAGCCCTTCACATTTAAAAGTTCAGAAAGGGAATAAAAAGGAGCATTTTTGATCTTTCTTGGAGGGCTCAAACGACTGTAATAATACTGTTCCGCTCCACCCCCTGTTTCTTGGTGGTTTTCATCAATCCAATCCAAAATAGGAAAAATCATCTCGCGTTTGAGGCCAAACTGGTAGAACAACCGAGTGACCATTTCAATTGTCCTTTGGTTGGGTTGGTCATCATAAATTTTAACAAGGGAGTTGATGTTGATTTTGCCATCTTCGGGGCTCATTGTGTAATAGATCACACCTCCCCCGAGTGGAATGGGAGGAGGATCCATGGCAAGTCCTGACTGGTACAAAACCTCTTCTGGGATTTTTTTTAATGCCCCAACAGCTCCCATAAACCCAGCCTTTGCCAACATATGTGCACGAAACCCGTCTGCCTGTGCCCTAGCCACTCGGTATTCTGTGGCAGCATCTTCAAAAAATTTGGAAGCCGTAAACAAAGACGCGGTTCCGATGGCCATCACAAGGAGATAGACCATAAATCCTTTTTTAGCGTTTTTATTTGTAGAGAATAACCGGATGCGCAAGTGATTCATATTTAACAAAGGCACTCCCCACTAATGATATAATTTCAAATCGAATGAGCCTTGGAATTTTTTTAGTTGTACGAGAATTCCAATCATCTACCCATTTGTCACCACGTTCCGAAAATTTCATTTGGAAACTTTTGACATTTTCAAGTAACACATGTTCAACTCCACCTTGTGTGGGAAAGGTATCTACCATTTCGTCTTCTCTCCGAATGAGATAGGACAAACCTTCCATTTTTGGATTGGGCATCTTTCGTAAATAAAAGGATACTTCCCTGACAGATGCTTGGCCCTCTTCTTCCGAATTAGGATTGGAAGTCGCAAAAACTATCCGATCGTTCCTTGCTCCAGTCACTCCTTCTTGTTTTCCCACAAATAAAATTCGTTTTTGGTTATCGATAAAATAGGTACGAGCTAAAGTTCCTCGGATATTTTCCATAGCATACAAAATATCCTTTCGATTGGCTCCTTTATTTGAAGCTCCTTTTTTGGAGATTTTATTGGCAGTATAAAAAACGGAAAAGATCCCAGTAAAAATAACAGCCATGATCATCACAACAATGGAAATTTCAACGAGTGTGAACCCTTTACGTTTTTGTTTGCATTGATTCAAAGAAAGCTTTTTCCATAAAACATTCATTAGTATTTTGCACTCCTGAACGTTTCAACGCTATAGGTTTCTTTTTTGTTTCCATCCATATAAAATATGGAAACCTTCACTCGGAAAACTTTTAAAACTCCCCCAGTTTCAAAACTTTTTTTCTGTCCTCTTTTTTTCATTAGGTCACTAAGACCTACGTCTTTATCACCTAACATATCTTTTGGTGCTTTTTTCCGAAGTTCCTCTGCATTGGGACCACCAGCAAGTTTGAGTAAGTCCATTTCTTCTTCTTTGATTTCTGTTTCAAAGGTATAACCAGGGAATGCATCGATGGAACCTCGGGAAGTGTCCGTTTGCATGGTGGTGGAGGAATCCACTTGCGCCATTTTAATTTTTGCCAAATGAACTGCGTTGGCAAGTAAGACAGCTTTTTTTTGGTACGAAATTCCTTCCGCTATCATAGAATAGGTATAGGTCATCACCATGGCTGCCATCGCCATGGCGATTGTGACTTCAAATAGGGTAAATGCATTACGGGATTGTTTAACGAGGTTGTGTTTTTGCATTGGAATCTACTTGTTCGTCACGTTCATCCAAACCATAAGATACTTTTTGGATGGAATTTGTATCAGATTCTGGGAAAAATTCCATTTTATGGATTTTGATTTTTCCACCATATCGATAAATTTGAATCGTACGTTTGATTTCTGTATCAGAACCAATATATAAGAATAAATCTGTTGTGGTTCCTTGTGGAGTGAAGACTATTCGAATTTTGCCTTCGTTTCTAGGTTTACCACCTAAGTCGCGTACGCTGACAATTTTGGAATAAAAAGGGAGAGTTGTTTTTTTTAAAATGGGTTCTTCTTCTAAGCCACTTTCTTCTCGTTTGAGTAAAAAGAACTGGTATTCCCTTTTTTCAAAATCATATTCAAAGAGCACAGCTTGGTTTGTGAGTTGCGCTTTGTTATAACCAAATTTAAAAGATTCTTGTAATTTGACTGAAATGTCCTCAGTAGACGGGATGATGAGGTTTCGTAAGGAACCACCCACAATCACCATGAGAAGCCCTAATATAGAAATGACAACGACGATCTCAATGAGTGTGAGACCGTCGCGGATTTGTCTTTTCCATTTCGGAAAATGTTTTTTATCGGAATGCGGCTGGATAATCATCAGGAGATAGGATATTAAAATCTTTATTTTTTCCATCTCCACCTTCTTTTTTATCTTCACCTAATGTATAAATTTGTGGAACTGCTCCTTCAAATTTTAATACATACGGAGTTTTCCAAGGGTCTTTTAAGACTGCCTTTTCCCGAATGATTGGTTCATAATCATCACCAATTTTGTCATCATCTGGTTTTTCGATTAACGCTTGTAAACCTTGTTCTTCCGAAGGGTATTTATCATAAACTTCCAAATAACGTTCTAATGCAGTTTTTAAAACAGCACTGTCATTTTTCAGTTTTAGTTTTTTTTCCCCTTCACCTCGGTTACCGATACTTGAGTAAAGAATCGCCATCAGGGAACCTAAAATCAGCATCACCACTGTGATTTCGATTAGAGTGAGTCCCTCACGGATCTTTCTGTTTTTTCCTTTCATTTTCATAAACTCTACATCCCCTGGATTTCTTGAGTTAGTTTATACATTGGCGTCATAATCGCCGCCATAATGGTAAAAATAATTCCACCCATTACAATGATCATCATGGGTTCTAAGGATTGGGTCAAAGATTTTATTGCTGTATCAACCTCAGATTCGTAGATTTCTGAGAGTTTGTTCATCATTTCCGGAACCTTATCAGAAGCCTCCCCAGCACTGAGCATCCCGAGAACCATTTGCGGAAGCACTTGTGAACCTTGTAAGGAATCAGATAATTTTCCACCTTCTTTGATTTTGATGATCGCTGCATCAATCTCTTCTTTAAAAACCGTATGCCCAACCACATCCGATACAATATTCAGTGAAACAATTAAGGGAACTCGATTTAGGAGTAAAATAGACAGATTTCGAGCAAAATTGGATACTAAGATTTTCCGGAGTAAGGTTCCAATTACAGGTAGTCCCAGTAAAAACTTATCCCAAACTTTTTTTCCCTCTGGAGAACTTTTCCACTTCAAAAATCCAAGAAAACTAAACGAAATCAGACCCAAAATAAAATACCAATAATTGGTTAAGACATAGGATAAAAAGATCACAGCTCGTGTGAGAAGTGGAAGTTTTGCATCAAAGGATGCAAATAATTGTTCGATTTGGGGAATCACAACAACAAGTAAAAAGATCGATACACCAAGTGATAGTAGACCCATAATCATCGGATAAATCATTGCCACTTGCACTTTCGATTTTAATTCAGAAGATTTTTCTTCCAATTCCGCTAACCGGTGCAAGGTGTTTTCGTAATTTCCAGTGGACTCACCAACAGAAATCAAACTGGGATATTGGTCGGGAAACACAGTTTTGTGTTTTTTCATCGACTCTGAAAGGCTTGACCCTTCCGTGATATCCGCCCGCATCTCAATCAAAACTTTTTTGAAATAGATATTTTCAACTTGGTCAATGATGGATAACAAACACTTATCGAGTGGAATTCCTGCTCCAATCAGAGTTCCCAATTGTTTACAAAAAAGTCCCACCTCTTTTCTTGGAATTCGATAAAGTAGTTTGGATAAAAAAGGAAATAATTCTCGTTCTTCCTTTTCGCGGTCTTCTTGGATGGAACGAACATACAGGCCTTTTGCTTTTAGTTTATTACGTGCTGCTTGTAAATTGACAGCATCAATGATGTTCTTTTCTTCTTTTCCCTTTTTATTAAAGGCAACGTATGTATAAAGTGGCATAAAACTTACGATACCCGAAGGACTTCTTCCGGAGTGGTAACTCCTTCTATGACCTTATACTTTCCATACTCTTGTAAGGTGGAAAGACCATTTTTCACAGCAAGTTCTTTGATCCGATTGGCATCTGCACCCTGTAAAATCGCACGTTTGATTTCATCATTCATGGTGAGAAGTTCATACAAACCAGTTCGTCCTTTGTATCCAGAATTGAGACAAGAACTACAACCCTTTCCACGATACAAAACACCATTTTTCAGTTCTTTTCTTTGGATCCCAAGGCCCGCCAAATCCTTGTCAGTTGGTTTGTATGAAGTTTTACAATCTTTGCAGATGACACGTACAAGTCGTTGCGCCATAAATCCAAGTACAGAACTTGTGATGAGATAAGGTTCAATCCCCATATCCACAAGCCTTGTGACAGCAGAAGAAGCATCATTCGTGTGTAAGGTGGAAAACACCAAGTGACCTGTAAGCGATGCTTGGATGGCGATCCTAGCTGTTTCTTCATCACGGATCTCCCCTACCATCACAACATCAGGGTCTTGACGTAATATCGAACGAAGTCCTGCAGCAAATGTGAGACCAATTTTATCATTCATTTGCATTTGGGAAATTCCATCCATTTGGTATTCCACTGGGTCTTCACAAGTAATGATGTTTCGTTCTTCCGTATTGATTTCCGAAAGTGCGGAATAAAGGGTAGTTGATTTTCCCGATCCAGTTGGACCAGTTACTAAAATAATTCCATACGGTTTATATATGAGTTCTTTAAATTCTTTTAGGATTTGAGGATTAAATCCCATGGTTTCTATCGAATATTTTTGGTCTGTTTTATTCAATATCCTCATTACAATTCGTTCTCCGAATTGGCAAGGAATGATCGATACCCGCACATCCACATCTTTGCCGGCTAATCTAAGTTTGATCCTACCATCTTGAGGAAGCCTGTTTTCCGCAATGTTTAGGTTCGACATAATTTTGATACGAGTGGAAATCCCCGCCAAATATGACTTTG contains the following coding sequences:
- a CDS encoding type II secretion system F family protein; amino-acid sequence: MPLYTYVAFNKKGKEEKNIIDAVNLQAARNKLKAKGLYVRSIQEDREKEERELFPFLSKLLYRIPRKEVGLFCKQLGTLIGAGIPLDKCLLSIIDQVENIYFKKVLIEMRADITEGSSLSESMKKHKTVFPDQYPSLISVGESTGNYENTLHRLAELEEKSSELKSKVQVAMIYPMIMGLLSLGVSIFLLVVVIPQIEQLFASFDAKLPLLTRAVIFLSYVLTNYWYFILGLISFSFLGFLKWKSSPEGKKVWDKFLLGLPVIGTLLRKILVSNFARNLSILLLNRVPLIVSLNIVSDVVGHTVFKEEIDAAIIKIKEGGKLSDSLQGSQVLPQMVLGMLSAGEASDKVPEMMNKLSEIYESEVDTAIKSLTQSLEPMMIIVMGGIIFTIMAAIMTPMYKLTQEIQGM
- the gspE gene encoding type II secretion system ATPase GspE; translation: MRKSLGQILLEDGILTIKDLEDISKQQEKTNLPITHIIQKKGLASETDILKALAKLHKMEFYDKLEFVASDEIFSKIPLKLVQRSKIVPFLVKGKKVFVATSDPTDLHPMDDMRSFLKGYEIQFVLATENEIMRIVHSQFDKTTAEAKEMMDEMDGSFGDLSDAFESDALDLSNEAPIIKMVNVILSQAVSERASDIHVEPFEKSVVVRYRVDGVLQKVLNPPKSYLAGISTRIKIMSNLNIAENRLPQDGRIKLRLAGKDVDVRVSIIPCQFGERIVMRILNKTDQKYSIETMGFNPQILKEFKELIYKPYGIILVTGPTGSGKSTTLYSALSEINTEERNIITCEDPVEYQMDGISQMQMNDKIGLTFAAGLRSILRQDPDVVMVGEIRDEETARIAIQASLTGHLVFSTLHTNDASSAVTRLVDMGIEPYLITSSVLGFMAQRLVRVICKDCKTSYKPTDKDLAGLGIQRKELKNGVLYRGKGCSSCLNSGYKGRTGLYELLTMNDEIKRAILQGADANRIKELAVKNGLSTLQEYGKYKVIEGVTTPEEVLRVS